A window of Selenomonas ruminantium subsp. lactilytica TAM6421 contains these coding sequences:
- the tyrS gene encoding tyrosine--tRNA ligase, protein MANVFDTLQERGFIAQCTNEAELRELFDKERVTFYIGFDPTADSLHAGHFIALMAMAHMQRAGHRPICLVGGGTGTVGDPSGRSDMRKMLTDEDIEHNCECFKKQIARFIDFSDDKAIMVNNGDWLRKLNYIDLLREVGACFTVNRMLAADCYKQRWEKGLTFLEFNYMVMQGYDFLELNRRYGCKLEMGGDDQWSNIIAGVELNRRKNNTAVYGLTNKLLTKSDGKKMGKTAGGALWLDAEKTSPYEFYQYWRNVDDADVENCLALLTFLPMDEVRRLGALKDAAINEAKKVLAYEVTKIVHGEEEANKAQASAEAMFGGSGAGADIPEVKAEVGQKLLDVLVAGKVFASKGEGRRLIQQNGLSLNDEKVSDADYVLAEADFKDGEAIVKKGKKKYYKLTK, encoded by the coding sequence CAAACGTATTTGACACATTACAGGAACGCGGCTTTATTGCGCAGTGCACCAATGAAGCAGAACTGCGGGAACTTTTCGATAAGGAGCGCGTGACGTTCTATATTGGTTTTGACCCCACCGCTGACAGCCTCCATGCTGGGCATTTCATCGCTCTGATGGCTATGGCACATATGCAGCGGGCGGGCCATCGTCCCATCTGCCTGGTGGGCGGCGGCACGGGCACCGTGGGCGATCCTTCGGGTCGCTCGGATATGCGCAAGATGCTCACCGATGAAGATATCGAGCATAATTGCGAATGTTTCAAGAAGCAGATTGCCCGTTTCATCGATTTCAGCGATGACAAGGCCATCATGGTCAACAATGGCGACTGGCTGCGCAAGCTCAATTACATCGATCTGCTGCGTGAGGTCGGCGCCTGCTTCACGGTCAACCGCATGCTGGCAGCTGACTGCTACAAGCAGCGCTGGGAAAAGGGCCTGACTTTCCTGGAATTCAACTACATGGTCATGCAGGGGTATGACTTCCTGGAACTCAACCGTCGTTATGGCTGCAAGCTGGAAATGGGCGGCGACGATCAGTGGTCCAACATCATTGCGGGCGTGGAACTCAACCGTCGCAAGAACAACACGGCTGTATATGGTCTGACCAACAAATTGCTGACCAAGAGCGATGGTAAGAAGATGGGCAAGACTGCCGGCGGTGCCCTCTGGCTCGATGCCGAGAAGACCAGCCCCTACGAGTTCTACCAGTACTGGCGCAATGTGGATGATGCAGACGTAGAAAACTGCCTGGCGTTGCTGACCTTCCTGCCCATGGATGAGGTTCGCCGCTTGGGTGCACTCAAGGATGCTGCTATCAATGAGGCCAAGAAGGTATTGGCTTATGAAGTGACGAAAATCGTCCACGGCGAAGAAGAGGCCAACAAGGCACAGGCATCTGCCGAAGCCATGTTTGGTGGCAGCGGTGCCGGCGCTGACATTCCGGAAGTTAAGGCGGAAGTCGGTCAGAAGCTGCTCGATGTGCTGGTGGCTGGCAAAGTCTTTGCTTCCAAGGGCGAAGGCCGCCGTCTGATTCAGCAAAATGGCCTGTCCCTGAATGACGAAAAGGTCAGCGATGCGGATTATGTGCTGGCAGAGGCTGATTTCAAGGATGGCGAAGCCATTGTGAAAAAGGGCAAGAAAAAATACTATAAGCTGACGAAGTAA